The following proteins come from a genomic window of Priestia filamentosa:
- a CDS encoding undecaprenyl-diphosphate phosphatase, with protein MIDMFDLLKALILGIVEGLTEFAPVSSTGHMIIVDDLLLKSKEILTEPVANTFKVVIQLGSILAVVIVFKDRFIDLLGLNRKKHYATENRLKLGQVIVGLLPAAVLGLLFEDFIDEHLFSINTVIYSLVAGAILMIIADIVSRNKPQINTIDKITYKQALGVGLFQCIALWPGFSRSGATISGGVLLGMSHRAAADFTFIMAVPVMAGASFLSLLKNWQYFSMDVLPFFIIGFISAFVFALVSIRFFLKLINRIKLLPFAIYRIIIAIIIYIVFL; from the coding sequence ATGATTGATATGTTTGATTTACTGAAAGCTCTGATTCTTGGAATTGTGGAAGGTCTGACAGAATTTGCTCCTGTTTCTTCGACAGGCCATATGATTATCGTTGATGATTTATTGTTAAAATCAAAAGAGATTTTAACAGAACCTGTTGCAAATACGTTCAAAGTAGTCATTCAGCTCGGCTCTATTTTAGCCGTTGTTATTGTATTTAAGGATCGATTTATTGATTTGCTTGGTTTGAACCGTAAAAAGCACTACGCAACTGAAAATCGTCTAAAGCTAGGGCAAGTTATTGTAGGTCTACTCCCAGCTGCTGTACTCGGTCTCTTATTTGAAGACTTTATCGATGAGCATCTATTTTCTATTAACACCGTAATATATAGTCTTGTAGCAGGAGCTATTTTAATGATTATTGCGGATATTGTGAGCCGTAACAAACCGCAAATCAATACGATTGACAAAATAACGTACAAGCAGGCACTTGGCGTTGGTCTTTTCCAATGTATTGCTCTTTGGCCAGGGTTCTCTAGATCAGGGGCAACAATCTCAGGCGGGGTTTTACTAGGTATGTCTCACCGTGCTGCTGCTGACTTTACATTTATTATGGCTGTTCCTGTAATGGCTGGAGCAAGCTTTTTATCTCTCCTAAAGAACTGGCAGTACTTCTCAATGGATGTTCTTCCATTCTTTATTATTGGATTTATTAGTGCATTTGTTTTCGCCCTAGTATCCATCCGCTTTTTCTTAAAATTAATTAACCGAATCAAATTACTTCCTTTTGCGATTTATCGAATCATCATTGCGATTATCATTTATATCGTATTTCTATAA
- a CDS encoding cation:dicarboxylate symporter family transporter: MKKKFKFGLASQIFLGLILGIAVGAIWFGNPNVETYLQPIGDIFLRLIKMIVIPIVVASLIVGIAGTGDSKKVGSLGVKTIAYFEIVTTFAIIIGLFLANIFQPGQGVDIESAQKTDIGQYVETSEEESQKSVAETFLHIVPTNLFKSLAEGDMLAIIFFTVFFALGISKLGERGKPVIAFFDATAQAMFNVVNMIMKFAPFGVFALIGVTVSKFGFDSLMSLGKLIILVYAALIFFLIVVLGIIAKIANVNIFRMLAYLKDELLLAYSTSSSETVLPRIMKKMEEIGCPKSIVSFVIPIGYTFNLDGSVLYQSIAALFLAQVYGIDLTIWHQITLVLVLMVTSKGMAAVPGTSFVVLLATLGSIGVPAEGLAFIAGVDRIMDMARTVVNLVGNALAAVVMSHWQGQFDGKKANEIMKRKPAPLDAN; this comes from the coding sequence ATGAAAAAGAAGTTTAAGTTCGGACTAGCCTCGCAAATCTTCCTTGGTTTAATTTTAGGGATTGCAGTCGGTGCGATTTGGTTCGGGAACCCTAATGTTGAAACATATCTTCAACCAATTGGAGATATCTTTTTAAGATTAATTAAAATGATTGTAATTCCAATCGTAGTTGCAAGTCTTATTGTTGGAATTGCAGGAACTGGCGATAGTAAGAAAGTTGGATCTTTGGGCGTAAAAACGATTGCTTACTTTGAAATTGTAACAACATTTGCAATTATCATTGGTCTATTTTTAGCAAATATCTTTCAGCCAGGACAAGGTGTTGATATAGAGTCTGCTCAGAAAACAGACATTGGTCAATATGTAGAAACATCAGAAGAAGAAAGTCAAAAGTCTGTGGCAGAAACATTTTTGCATATTGTGCCAACCAACTTGTTCAAATCACTAGCTGAAGGAGATATGCTTGCGATTATTTTCTTCACGGTTTTCTTTGCACTAGGAATTTCTAAGCTTGGTGAAAGAGGAAAGCCTGTTATTGCATTTTTTGATGCAACAGCACAAGCGATGTTTAATGTCGTAAATATGATTATGAAGTTTGCTCCATTTGGGGTATTTGCGCTTATTGGAGTTACAGTTTCTAAGTTCGGTTTTGATTCGTTGATGTCGCTTGGTAAACTTATCATTCTTGTTTACGCAGCGCTTATCTTCTTCCTAATCGTTGTACTAGGAATTATCGCTAAAATTGCAAATGTTAATATTTTCAGAATGCTTGCTTATTTAAAGGACGAGCTCTTGCTTGCTTACAGTACATCAAGTTCAGAAACAGTACTTCCAAGAATTATGAAGAAGATGGAGGAAATTGGTTGCCCAAAATCTATCGTTTCTTTCGTAATTCCAATTGGATATACGTTTAACTTGGACGGCTCTGTTCTCTATCAATCGATTGCAGCTCTTTTCTTAGCTCAAGTGTACGGTATTGATTTAACAATTTGGCATCAAATTACACTTGTTCTTGTATTGATGGTAACATCAAAAGGAATGGCTGCTGTACCTGGAACATCATTCGTTGTACTTCTAGCAACGCTTGGTTCAATTGGTGTGCCTGCTGAAGGTTTAGCATTTATCGCAGGGGTTGACCGTATTATGGATATGGCAAGAACAGTTGTTAACTTAGTGGGAAATGCTCTTGCAGCTGTTGTTATGTCACATTGGCAAGGTCAATTTGACGGTAAGAAAGCAAATGAAATTATGAAGAGAAAACCAGCACCATTAGATGCTAACTAA
- a CDS encoding tyrosine-type recombinase/integrase: protein MEPIRSKEKILEIKAILKKKNFRDYVLFSLGINSGLKIHDLLNLRIKDVLTEEGFVKEYIDVPFHGEDIQRFHISRICKSAISDYLQNRSYDSLDEPLFVSKKQNKGKQPLLRQQAYKIINDAARLAGLTERIGTHTLRKTFGYHAYQSGVPVEQIQKMFHHSSPNATLHYIGVVPKQRDHSSIDLNL, encoded by the coding sequence GTGGAACCAATTCGCAGCAAAGAAAAAATCTTAGAAATAAAAGCTATTCTAAAAAAGAAGAATTTCAGAGATTACGTTTTATTCTCTCTTGGCATTAATTCTGGTTTGAAAATTCATGATTTATTAAATTTACGAATAAAAGATGTTTTAACAGAGGAAGGATTTGTAAAAGAGTATATTGATGTCCCGTTTCATGGAGAGGATATACAACGTTTCCATATTAGTAGAATATGTAAATCAGCCATTTCTGATTATCTACAAAATAGATCATATGACAGTCTAGATGAACCGCTTTTTGTTTCTAAGAAACAAAACAAAGGAAAACAGCCCCTTCTAAGACAGCAGGCATACAAAATTATTAATGATGCTGCTCGTCTAGCTGGGTTAACCGAGCGAATTGGAACCCATACGCTAAGGAAAACTTTTGGATATCATGCTTATCAATCAGGTGTTCCTGTTGAACAAATTCAAAAAATGTTTCATCACAGTTCACCAAACGCTACGCTCCACTATATTGGAGTTGTACCAAAGCAAAGGGATCATTCTTCAATTGACTTAAACTTATAA
- a CDS encoding cation:proton antiporter regulatory subunit, with translation MGIKESDLPGIGRKFEILTKENEKLTIIVHDDGRREVYHFDEDDHDEILSSITLEDNEARQIAAILGGMVYKPQALESIEVAFDDLIIEWFKVEPGSKAVGRTLGELDVRQNYGVTVIAIIKKDKQKLTNPGADAVVESHDRLVLSGERKELKTLETSLLSKGDG, from the coding sequence ATGGGTATTAAAGAATCAGATTTACCTGGTATTGGTCGAAAGTTTGAAATTCTTACAAAAGAAAATGAGAAGTTAACAATTATTGTTCATGATGATGGACGACGTGAAGTGTATCATTTTGATGAAGACGATCATGATGAAATTCTCTCAAGCATTACGTTAGAGGATAATGAAGCACGACAAATAGCCGCTATCTTAGGTGGAATGGTATACAAACCACAAGCTCTTGAATCTATTGAAGTCGCATTTGATGATTTAATTATTGAATGGTTTAAAGTTGAGCCTGGTTCAAAGGCTGTTGGCAGAACACTTGGGGAATTAGACGTAAGACAAAATTATGGCGTTACGGTTATTGCCATCATAAAAAAAGATAAACAAAAGCTCACAAACCCTGGTGCGGACGCTGTTGTTGAAAGTCATGATCGCCTTGTTTTATCTGGGGAACGAAAGGAACTAAAAACACTAGAAACAAGCCTACTCTCAAAGGGGGATGGATAA
- a CDS encoding cation:proton antiporter has translation MDHLVFEVGTALLLVAIAALIANKIKFSIIPFLIILGMLVGPHAPQIGIIDLRFIESSEIIAFFGRMGVLFLLFYLGLEFSVGKLIKSGRSIAIGGSIYIAINFSLGLAYGFIADFPLLEVLIIAGVITISSSAIVAKVLVDLRRTANSETELILGIIMFEDIFLAVYLSVISGLVLGDSTSITGALTSILIALGYMLLFFIIARKAPPLLNKLFNIRSNEVFIIVIFAVLFFVAGFSETIHVAEAIGALLLGLVFSETEHSERIEKLVVPFRDFFGALFFFSFGLSIDPLSLGDALWLSLGAVLLTILGNFIAGMIAGRRAGLSHKASSNIGLTIVSRGEFSIIVANLGIAGGLSATLKPFAALYVLILAILGPLLTKESKHIFNFLNKIFKWQKPKEKKKKERSLS, from the coding sequence ATGGATCATTTGGTATTTGAAGTCGGCACCGCTTTACTGCTTGTTGCAATAGCGGCGCTTATTGCTAACAAAATTAAATTTTCAATCATCCCTTTCCTCATCATCTTAGGGATGCTTGTTGGACCTCATGCTCCACAAATCGGAATTATTGATTTGAGATTTATCGAAAGCTCAGAAATTATTGCTTTCTTCGGACGGATGGGAGTTCTATTCCTCCTCTTCTACCTTGGACTAGAATTCTCAGTTGGAAAACTGATTAAATCAGGCCGTTCTATCGCGATTGGCGGCTCCATCTATATTGCGATTAACTTCAGTTTAGGTCTTGCATATGGTTTCATCGCAGACTTTCCACTTCTTGAAGTTCTAATCATTGCAGGAGTTATCACTATTTCTTCAAGTGCTATTGTTGCTAAAGTACTTGTTGATTTGAGACGTACCGCAAACTCCGAAACGGAACTTATTCTAGGCATTATCATGTTTGAAGACATTTTCCTTGCCGTATATTTATCCGTTATTTCTGGTCTTGTTTTAGGAGATTCTACTTCTATTACAGGTGCCTTAACCTCTATTCTTATTGCTCTTGGCTATATGCTATTGTTTTTCATCATTGCACGAAAAGCACCACCCCTATTAAACAAACTATTTAATATCCGTTCCAATGAAGTATTCATTATCGTCATTTTTGCCGTTCTCTTTTTTGTAGCGGGATTTTCTGAAACAATTCATGTTGCAGAAGCAATCGGCGCCCTTTTACTTGGTCTTGTATTCTCTGAGACGGAGCATTCTGAACGTATTGAGAAACTTGTTGTTCCATTTCGTGATTTCTTCGGTGCCCTCTTTTTCTTCAGCTTCGGCTTGAGTATTGATCCACTTTCATTAGGCGACGCCCTTTGGTTGTCACTTGGAGCTGTTCTTCTTACAATCTTAGGTAACTTTATTGCTGGAATGATTGCAGGAAGACGAGCAGGACTTTCTCATAAAGCCTCATCTAATATTGGATTAACCATTGTTTCTCGTGGCGAATTTTCAATTATTGTTGCAAACCTAGGGATCGCAGGCGGCTTATCTGCTACACTAAAACCATTTGCTGCATTATACGTGCTGATCCTAGCTATTTTAGGGCCTTTATTAACAAAAGAATCCAAACATATTTTCAACTTCTTAAATAAGATCTTCAAATGGCAAAAACCAAAAGAGAAGAAGAAGAAAGAAAGAAGCCTTTCTTAA
- a CDS encoding zinc-binding alcohol dehydrogenase family protein, whose product MKRIVCTEPHQFKVVETEIPVRTEKEALVKVKRIGICGTDLHAYQGNQPFFTYPRVLGHELSGYIDEAPESHSSLQKGNQVSIIPYMECGQCIACRKGKTNCCTDMRVMGVHIDGGMSEVIAVPSDHLLDTSGLSLDEAAMVEPLSIGAHAVNRAHVQKEDVVLVIGAGPIGLGVMAFAKESGATVIGMDISNERLDFAKKWANIDYTINGANSPLETLQTLTNEDLPTIVFDATGNVKSMEEAFHYPAHGGKLVYVGLVKSHLTFFNPEFHKKELTLLGSRNATKEDFYKVIEMLKNKKIDLELYITHRTSFEEMPKAFQQWLNPKEKVIKAVIEI is encoded by the coding sequence ATGAAAAGAATTGTATGTACAGAGCCACATCAGTTTAAAGTTGTTGAAACAGAAATACCTGTCCGAACAGAGAAGGAAGCGTTAGTGAAAGTGAAGAGAATTGGTATATGTGGAACAGATCTTCATGCATATCAAGGAAATCAACCTTTTTTCACATATCCTCGTGTTCTCGGGCATGAGCTTTCTGGCTATATTGACGAAGCACCAGAAAGCCATTCTAGTTTGCAAAAAGGAAATCAAGTGTCAATTATCCCTTATATGGAGTGTGGACAATGTATTGCATGTAGAAAAGGAAAAACAAATTGTTGCACAGATATGCGAGTAATGGGAGTTCATATTGATGGAGGGATGAGCGAGGTTATCGCTGTTCCCTCAGATCATCTCCTAGATACAAGCGGTTTGTCTCTAGATGAAGCAGCAATGGTAGAGCCTTTGAGTATTGGTGCACACGCTGTGAATCGAGCTCATGTTCAAAAAGAGGATGTGGTGCTTGTCATTGGGGCAGGACCAATTGGATTAGGAGTAATGGCTTTTGCAAAAGAGTCAGGTGCAACAGTTATTGGAATGGATATTAGTAATGAACGATTAGACTTTGCAAAAAAATGGGCAAATATTGATTATACGATTAACGGTGCCAACAGCCCGTTGGAAACATTACAAACATTAACCAATGAAGATTTGCCAACCATTGTATTTGATGCAACAGGTAACGTAAAGTCGATGGAAGAAGCCTTTCATTATCCAGCACATGGAGGCAAGTTAGTTTATGTAGGACTAGTGAAATCACATCTAACTTTCTTTAATCCAGAATTTCATAAAAAAGAGCTAACATTACTAGGCAGTCGTAATGCTACAAAAGAAGATTTTTATAAAGTAATAGAAATGCTTAAAAATAAGAAGATAGACTTAGAGCTTTATATTACACATCGTACGAGCTTTGAAGAGATGCCGAAAGCATTTCAACAGTGGTTAAATCCAAAGGAAAAAGTAATTAAAGCAGTTATTGAAATATAA
- a CDS encoding MFS transporter produces the protein MFSQGRGIVIVFLFLAGVINYLDRSALSIAAPFIQEDLSLSATEMGIIFSSFSVGYAIFNFLGGVASDKYGAKLTLFVAMIVWSLFSGALVLAVGFVSMIVIRILFGMGEGPLSATISKMVNNWFPPSNRATVIGLTNSGTPLGGAISGPIVGFIALSYGWRVSFIVIMIIGLIWSFFWWKFVKEGPQAAEGSASLSSKQVAVSAENEEDKKEKAGKGKLKLTFYLKQKTILFTAFAFFSYNYILFFFLTWFPTYLVDARGLSVGNMSIITVIPWVLGFIGLALGGFVSDFFFKKFIKKGVLFSRKAVLVTCLFLSAVCIGLAGLVTTTIGAVTLVALSVFFLYLTGAIYWAIVNDVVDKDNVGSVGGFMHFLANTAGIIGPTLTGYLVDTSGTYTSAFLLAGGLAVFASLAVIRFVRPIVKPL, from the coding sequence ATGTTTTCACAAGGTAGAGGAATTGTAATCGTTTTTTTGTTTTTGGCAGGTGTTATTAATTACTTGGATCGTTCAGCACTTTCTATAGCGGCACCATTTATTCAAGAGGATTTATCCCTTTCGGCAACTGAAATGGGAATCATTTTTAGTAGCTTTTCTGTTGGATATGCTATTTTTAACTTCCTTGGGGGAGTTGCTTCAGATAAATATGGAGCTAAACTTACGCTGTTTGTGGCAATGATTGTTTGGTCATTGTTTAGCGGAGCCCTAGTATTAGCTGTTGGTTTTGTAAGTATGATTGTTATTCGAATTCTTTTTGGAATGGGAGAGGGACCTTTATCTGCAACAATTAGTAAGATGGTCAACAATTGGTTTCCCCCCAGTAATAGAGCAACAGTTATTGGACTTACAAACAGCGGTACACCTTTAGGAGGAGCCATTTCTGGACCAATCGTTGGTTTTATAGCTTTATCGTACGGTTGGAGAGTATCATTCATTGTTATTATGATTATCGGGCTTATTTGGTCATTCTTTTGGTGGAAGTTTGTAAAGGAAGGGCCTCAAGCAGCAGAAGGAAGTGCTTCTCTTTCTTCAAAACAAGTTGCCGTCTCTGCTGAAAATGAAGAAGATAAAAAAGAGAAGGCGGGAAAAGGGAAGCTAAAGCTTACATTTTATTTAAAGCAAAAAACGATCTTATTTACTGCTTTTGCATTTTTTTCCTATAATTATATTTTGTTTTTCTTTCTAACTTGGTTTCCAACTTATCTAGTAGATGCGCGTGGTTTAAGTGTAGGAAATATGAGTATTATTACTGTTATTCCTTGGGTTCTGGGATTTATCGGATTAGCATTAGGTGGGTTTGTTTCAGATTTCTTCTTTAAGAAGTTTATTAAAAAAGGTGTTTTATTTTCGCGTAAGGCTGTTCTTGTTACATGTTTGTTTTTATCAGCTGTTTGCATTGGATTAGCAGGCCTAGTCACAACAACAATTGGAGCTGTAACGCTTGTTGCTTTATCAGTCTTTTTCTTATATTTAACAGGAGCTATTTATTGGGCAATTGTTAATGATGTTGTTGATAAAGATAATGTTGGCTCTGTTGGAGGGTTTATGCATTTTCTTGCTAATACGGCAGGAATTATTGGACCAACTTTAACGGGATATCTTGTTGATACGTCTGGAACATATACATCAGCCTTTCTTCTTGCTGGAGGGTTAGCTGTTTTTGCTTCCCTAGCTGTTATTCGCTTTGTACGTCCAATTGTCAAACCATTGTAG
- a CDS encoding LacI family DNA-binding transcriptional regulator — MKNITITDVAKHAKVSKSTISQFLNKRYEYMSEKTRKRIEESIRILDYKPNIVARSLKQKATFTIGVVIANILHNFSTQVIRAIENYYYEQGFHIIVCNADDNPEKEKNYIEMLRAKQVDGIIIFPTGDNLTLYKKMKEDEFPIVFMDRTIEELDIATVILDNKLAAKLAVDHFVEKGYTNISIITTSIIRNITPRIERIQGYKEALIAHGIPLNSSYIRNSEQAEIQASLSQMYQLKIPPQAILAANDIVLHEVLRFVKKQNLRIPEDIALISIDDVPFASFYTPTITAIKQPSVEMGRFSSELLLCQIKKERVKNDIYRMMPELVIRSSC, encoded by the coding sequence ATGAAGAATATTACAATTACTGACGTTGCGAAACATGCAAAAGTATCAAAAAGTACCATTTCACAATTTTTAAACAAACGCTATGAATATATGAGTGAGAAAACACGTAAACGAATTGAAGAATCTATCCGTATTCTAGATTACAAGCCTAATATTGTTGCACGCAGTCTAAAACAAAAAGCAACTTTTACGATTGGAGTTGTCATCGCAAATATTCTTCACAATTTCTCAACCCAAGTGATACGAGCGATTGAAAATTATTACTATGAGCAGGGATTTCATATTATAGTGTGCAATGCAGACGACAATCCTGAAAAAGAAAAGAATTACATTGAGATGCTCAGAGCCAAGCAAGTAGATGGAATTATCATATTTCCAACTGGAGATAACCTTACTTTATATAAAAAAATGAAAGAAGATGAATTTCCAATTGTTTTTATGGATCGAACAATTGAAGAACTTGATATTGCCACAGTCATTCTTGATAACAAATTAGCTGCAAAACTAGCTGTTGATCACTTTGTTGAAAAAGGATATACCAACATTTCCATTATTACAACTTCTATTATCCGCAATATTACTCCACGTATAGAAAGAATACAAGGATACAAAGAAGCGCTCATAGCTCATGGAATACCGCTAAATTCATCCTATATTAGAAACTCAGAACAAGCGGAAATTCAAGCTTCTTTATCACAAATGTATCAACTAAAAATACCGCCTCAGGCTATATTAGCTGCAAATGATATTGTTCTTCATGAAGTATTGCGTTTTGTGAAGAAACAAAATTTGCGTATTCCAGAAGACATAGCTCTTATTAGTATAGATGATGTTCCATTTGCAAGCTTTTATACACCAACTATTACAGCAATCAAACAACCTTCTGTTGAGATGGGGAGATTTTCGTCTGAACTTCTTCTTTGTCAAATAAAAAAAGAAAGAGTAAAAAACGATATCTACCGGATGATGCCTGAACTTGTAATTAGAAGTTCTTGTTAA
- a CDS encoding zinc-binding alcohol dehydrogenase family protein encodes MKAIQVKGAHNLVEVEVEKAELKFPTDVLVKVKRVGICGTDMHIYHGTNPLATLPRVVGHEVAGEVVDVGREVDKLKKGDHVVIEPISYCGNCYACRKGRPNVCSNLSVFGVHEDGGLREYIVLSEKQLHLVNKSLSWDDIVLAEPYTIGAQATWRGNVEKGDSVLIQGAGPIGICILKLAKMKGATVMMTDLNEERLQFAKESGADAVVHVGREDVRTRVKEWTNREGVNIVIDAVCLPSTFELSVDVVSQAGNIVVLGFDERPASIPQLPITKKEVTITGSRLQTHQFSTIVQYLNKGKLSHNGLITHKFPLSRVQEAFDFIENYPEQVRKAVITLND; translated from the coding sequence ATGAAAGCTATTCAGGTAAAGGGTGCCCATAATCTCGTTGAGGTAGAAGTCGAGAAAGCTGAACTGAAATTTCCAACAGATGTACTTGTAAAAGTGAAGCGTGTAGGAATTTGTGGAACAGATATGCATATTTATCATGGTACAAACCCACTCGCAACATTGCCAAGAGTTGTAGGTCATGAAGTGGCAGGTGAAGTTGTAGACGTTGGTAGAGAGGTAGATAAACTTAAAAAAGGTGATCATGTTGTTATTGAACCTATAAGCTATTGTGGAAATTGTTATGCTTGTCGAAAAGGCAGACCAAATGTGTGTAGCAATTTATCTGTTTTCGGTGTTCATGAAGATGGGGGATTAAGGGAATATATTGTTCTTTCCGAGAAGCAGCTTCATCTTGTTAACAAAAGTTTAAGTTGGGATGATATTGTACTAGCGGAACCCTATACAATTGGAGCTCAGGCGACATGGCGAGGGAACGTTGAAAAGGGAGATTCTGTTCTTATTCAAGGAGCTGGACCTATTGGGATTTGTATATTAAAGTTAGCTAAAATGAAAGGTGCAACTGTCATGATGACAGATCTTAATGAAGAACGACTTCAATTTGCAAAAGAAAGTGGAGCAGATGCTGTTGTGCATGTGGGTAGAGAGGATGTTAGAACAAGAGTTAAGGAATGGACAAATAGGGAAGGAGTCAATATCGTAATTGATGCTGTTTGTTTGCCGTCAACATTTGAACTTTCCGTTGATGTTGTCTCTCAAGCAGGAAATATTGTTGTATTAGGATTTGACGAACGACCAGCTTCAATTCCTCAGTTGCCCATCACAAAAAAGGAAGTTACTATTACGGGATCAAGACTTCAAACACATCAGTTTTCAACTATTGTTCAGTATTTAAATAAAGGAAAGCTTTCACATAATGGATTGATTACTCATAAATTTCCACTTTCTCGTGTACAAGAAGCTTTTGATTTTATCGAAAATTATCCAGAACAAGTACGCAAAGCTGTTATCACATTAAATGACTAA
- a CDS encoding alanine/glycine:cation symporter family protein, with protein MEGFITNLSGWLWSMPMLYLCLGIGLFFTLATRVLQLRLIKEMIVLMFKGKSSEAGVSSFQALSLALSGRVGTGNIAGIATAIALGGPGSVFWIWLIAFIGAATAFVESTLGQVYKVKQGGQYRGGPAYYIEKGIGWRWYGVIFAIASILAMSLLMPGIQSNSISAGLENAFGIKPVISGVGIVVVLAIIILGGVKRIVNVAQYVVPFMALGYIFVSLIIMALNIQELPNVIALIFKSAFGLDSAFGAIVGMAITWGIKRGIYSNEAGQGTGPHAAAAAEVSHPAKQGLVQAFSIYVDTLLVCSATAFAILFTGTYSTQAPSGEYIVNNMPGVEVGPAYTQAAIETSFPGFGAGFVAISLLFFAFTTIMAYYYIAETNLVYLLKGRENKWLSFLLKLVLLAATFYGSIKTASLAWALGDIGLGVMVWLNMIALLILAKPALKVFKDYERQRKQGVDPVFDPRALDIKNADYWVDEYEYIEESPKKAKVN; from the coding sequence ATGGAAGGTTTTATAACGAATTTAAGTGGCTGGTTATGGAGCATGCCAATGCTTTATCTTTGTTTAGGGATTGGTTTATTCTTTACACTAGCTACAAGAGTCCTTCAATTAAGGCTTATTAAAGAAATGATTGTTCTTATGTTCAAAGGAAAAAGTTCAGAAGCAGGAGTATCATCTTTCCAAGCCCTTTCTCTAGCTCTATCAGGACGTGTAGGCACAGGGAATATAGCGGGAATTGCTACGGCTATTGCTCTTGGTGGACCTGGATCTGTCTTTTGGATATGGCTCATTGCCTTTATAGGAGCTGCAACAGCTTTTGTAGAATCAACATTAGGGCAAGTGTATAAAGTTAAACAAGGGGGGCAGTACCGAGGAGGCCCTGCTTATTATATTGAAAAGGGAATTGGATGGCGTTGGTATGGAGTTATTTTTGCCATTGCCTCAATATTAGCAATGAGTTTATTAATGCCTGGCATTCAATCTAATTCAATATCTGCTGGATTAGAAAATGCTTTTGGAATTAAACCTGTTATCTCAGGGGTTGGAATTGTTGTTGTGCTTGCTATTATCATCCTTGGTGGTGTTAAACGAATTGTTAATGTGGCACAGTATGTAGTACCTTTTATGGCTTTAGGCTATATTTTTGTTTCTCTTATCATTATGGCACTGAATATTCAAGAGTTACCAAATGTAATAGCTTTAATTTTTAAAAGCGCATTTGGACTTGATTCAGCATTTGGAGCCATTGTCGGAATGGCAATTACATGGGGAATTAAGCGAGGGATTTATTCAAATGAAGCTGGACAAGGAACTGGACCGCATGCGGCAGCGGCAGCCGAGGTGTCTCATCCAGCGAAACAGGGACTTGTTCAAGCTTTCTCTATTTATGTTGACACGCTTCTAGTCTGTTCAGCAACAGCTTTTGCAATTCTTTTTACTGGAACATATAGCACTCAAGCTCCATCAGGAGAGTATATTGTCAATAACATGCCTGGAGTTGAAGTTGGTCCTGCTTATACGCAAGCGGCAATTGAGACGAGTTTCCCAGGTTTTGGCGCAGGGTTCGTAGCTATATCACTTCTATTTTTTGCTTTTACAACGATTATGGCTTATTACTATATAGCTGAAACAAACCTTGTTTACCTTCTGAAAGGAAGGGAAAATAAATGGCTCTCTTTCCTTTTGAAGTTAGTTCTTCTTGCTGCTACATTTTACGGATCCATCAAGACGGCGAGTCTTGCATGGGCATTAGGTGATATTGGTTTAGGAGTTATGGTTTGGTTAAATATGATTGCACTCTTAATCTTAGCAAAGCCGGCCTTAAAAGTTTTCAAAGATTATGAAAGACAGCGGAAGCAAGGGGTTGATCCAGTCTTTGATCCGCGTGCACTCGATATTAAAAATGCTGATTATTGGGTCGATGAATATGAATATATAGAAGAAAGTCCAAAGAAAGCAAAAGTAAATTAA